Within Acidimicrobiia bacterium, the genomic segment TCGGTTCCCACGACGCGGTGCACGATGCCCGCCTCTTCGAGCACCACGAGGTTGCGGTAGACGGAGCTCTGCGCGAGCTCGCGACGGCGGGCGAGGATCTCGGGGATCGTGAGTGGCCGGGGCGCGGTGGTGAACGTGTTCACGAGCGCCTCGCGGTTGGCGGTGAGCCGTTGTCCCACACTGTGGAGGCGCGCGGCGGCCGCTTCACGAACGTCGTCGGGACTCGCCGTCATCGGCGAGGAGTGTACCGGCGGCTACTACCGTCAGCTTCGTGGATGTAGCCCGGCG encodes:
- a CDS encoding Fur family transcriptional regulator, encoding MTASPDDVREAAAARLHSVGQRLTANREALVNTFTTAPRPLTIPEILARRRELAQSSVYRNLVVLEEAGIVHRVVGTDDFARWELAEDLAGHHHHLICASCGRVEDIPASAGLERSVAAAAAAVTRTTGFRTQRHRVDLVGLCKRCA